The following DNA comes from Amycolatopsis solani.
GTCCGCCGTCGACAGCGAGTGCTCGACCGGCTGGCCGGGCTCGAGGGTGTTGAGCCGGGCGTACTCAGCGCCGACGTGCAGCTGGTTCGGGTGGAACAGGTTCAGCATCTGGCCGCCGACGATGATCGGGTTGGCGGCGCGGTTCGAGAACGCCGTCATCCGGATCACCAGGTCCGGCTCGAGCAGCACGTCGTCGTCCATGAACAGGACGTTCGCGTGCTCGGTCGCGGTGTGCCCGGCGACCTCGAAGAGGCCGCGGGTGAAGCCGCCGGCGCCGCCGAGGTTCGGCTGCTTGATGTAGTGCAGCTTGTCGGCGAGGTCCTTCGCGACCTGCTCGAAGCCGTCGCGGGACTCGACGAGGTCGGTGCCCTGGTCGGCGACGTAGATCGCGTCCAGGGTCTCCAGCGAGGAGACGTCCGCGGCGAGGGCCTGGAGGTTCTTCAGGCAGTCGTCGGCGCGGTTCATCGTGCAGATGGTCACGGCGGTCGGGCGGATCTTCTCCGGCGCCTCGACCGTCCAGCGGACCTGCTCGACGCGCAGCGTCTGGCCGCCCTCGGTCTCGAGGTCGAGCCAGAGCGCGCCGCCGTCGTAGAACTTGTCCAGCTTGCCGGTCAGCGTCACCTTCAGCTGCTTGGCGTCGGCGACCTGCTCGGCCTCGATCACCCGCGGCTCGCCCTCGACGTCGGACGCGCCCATGGACAGCAGGCCGGTCCCGGTCACAACGGCCTCGACCGAGACCTCGGACACGGTCGTCCAGCGCTGCCAGTAGCTGGCCGGGAACCGGCCGAAGTACGTGTTGCCCGACACCTTGGAGGCGGGCTCGAGGGAGATGGCCGCACGTTCCCGCACGGCCGAGCCCCATTCGAGCTCGGCGTACAGGTCCTTGCTGACGATCGGCGCCGGGCCGGCGTAGAGCCCGCGCTGCGCCGTCAGGCGACCCTGCGGAGTGTGCTCGGTGAACCGCGTCTCGGCGGCCGCGCCGGCTTGGGTGCTCGGCGCCGGGGTTGCTGTTTTACCGGGCATTGATGTCCTCAGTTCTCCTTGGTCGACGGCTCGCGGAACACGACCCACTTGAGCATCACGAAGTTGATCACCGTGGCGGTGGCCTGCGACACGGCCCAGCACAGTGTGTGCTGCCACGCCGATTCCGGCAGAACCTGCAGCATCAGCTGGTTCACCCCGACCGCGACGAAGAACGTGACGGTGTAGAGCAGGACGAACGAGCCGACCTGCGCCTTGCCGTCGCGGCGGCCGCCGGAGAAGGTGAACTTCCGGTTCAGGAAGAACGCCGTGGTGGTACCCACGATGAAACTGATAGCGCGGGCGACGTCGACCCACGGTGAAGTGGCCATCCCGGCCACCTGGGTCAGCAGCGTGTACGTGCCCAGGTCGACCAGGGCGCAGAAGCCGCCGATCAGGGCGAAGCGAATCAGCTGCCCGAGCAGTCCGATGTTGGACGGCTGAGCAGCTGCGATGTCGGCTTGCGGATCGGTCGCCACCACTGCATTACCTCGTTGCCTGAGTCATGGTCACCCGCGCGGGCGCTTGTGCCTTGATGCGCAAAGTGTAGAAGCGAGCACTTCAGGGTCACGTTCCGGGCGTGTTTCGGCGTGGCTACCCTGGTCGGGTGACCCACTCCCCCGAGACACAGCGTCGCACGCTCACCGGCTGGGGACGCACCGCTCCGACCGTCGCCGACGTCCTGACCACGCCGGATGTCGAGACCATCGCCAAGGCCGTGCGCCAGGCCGGCGAGCGCGGCGTCATCGCGCGTGGCCTCGGCCGGTCCTACGGCGACCCGGCGCAGAACGCGGGCGGCCTGGTCGTCGACATGACCGCGCTCGACCGGATCCACTCGATCGACCCGGACTCGGGCCTCGTGGACCTCGACGCCGGCGTCAGCCTCGACAAGCTGATGCGCGAGGCGCTGCCGCACGGCCTGTGGGTCCCCGTGCTCCCGGGCACCCGCCAGGTGACGATCGGCGGCGCGATCGCCAACGACATCCACGGCAAGAACCACCACAGCGCGGGCAGCTTCGGCAACCACGTCGTGTCGATGGACCTGCTGACCGCGGACGGCCAGGTGCGCACGCTCACCCCGGAGGGCCCCGACTCGGAGCTGTTCTGGGCGACCGTCGCCGGCATCGGCCTGACCGGCATCATCGTGCGCGCCACGATCCGGATGAAGAAGACCGAGACGGCCTACTTCATCGTCGACGCCGACCGCACGGCGAGCCTGGACGAGACGCTCGGCCTGTTCACCGACGGCTCGGACCTCACCTACGACTACTCGATGTCGGTGCCCGACCTGATCTCGTCGGACCACCGCCTCGGCCGGGCGACGTTCTCGCGCGGCTCGCTGGCGAAGCTCGACCAGCTGCCGCCGAAGCTGCGGGCCGAGCCGCTGAAGTTCGACGCGCCGCAGCTGGCGACCCTGCCGGACGTCTTCCCGAACGGCCTGGGCAACAAGCTCACGTTCGGGCTGATCAACGAGCTGTGGCAGAAGACCGTGCCCAAGAAGGGCGCGCGCGGCAAGATCCAGAACCTGACGCAGTTCTACCACCCGCTGGACATGCTGAGCGAGTGGAACCGCGCCTACGGCTCCAAGGGCTTCCTGCAGTACCAGTTCTCGGTGCCGTTCGGCGCGGAGGACCAGCTCAAGGCCCTCTGCCGGCGGATCGCGACGTCGGGCCACTACTCGTTCCTCAACGTGTTCAAGCGCATGGGCGACGCCAACCCGGCGCCCCTGTCGTGGCCGTCGCCGGGCTGGATGCTCAGCGTCGACTTCCCGATCAAGCGCGGCCTGAGCGCGTTCTGCCTGGAGCTGGACGACGCCGTGCTCGCGGCGGGTGGCCGGCTGTACACCGCGAAGGACTCCCGGACGTCCGCGGAGACGTTCGCGAAGATGTACCCGCGGCTCGAAGAATGGCGCAAGATCCGCGCTTCCGTTGACCCCGAAGGCGTTTTCGCCTCTGACATGAGCCGGAGGCTCGAACTGTGATCGACGCGGTGGGCAACCCCCAATCCCTGCTCCTGCTCGGCGGCACCTCCGACATCGCGCTGGCGATCGCCGAGAAGTACCTGGCCGAGAAGCCCCTGCGGGTCGTGCTGGCCGCGCGCCCGTCGCCCCGGCTGGACGCGGCCGCGCAGCGCCTGAAGGACCGCGGCGCCGAGGTGTCCACTGTGGACTTCGACGCGAAGGACACGGCGTCGCACCCGGGCGTGCTGGACAAGGCGTTCCACGGCGGCGACATCGACGTCGCGGTCGTGGCGTTCGGCCTGCTCGGCGACCCGGAAGAGGTCTGGCAGGACCACGCGAAGGCTGTCGAGCTGGCGACCGTGAACTACACGGCCGCGGTGTCGGTCGGCGTCGCGCTGTCGGAGAAGCTCAAGGCGCAGGGCCACGGCAAGGTGATCGCGCTGTCGTCGGTGGCCGGCGAGCGCGTCCGGCGGTCCAACTTCGTCTACGGGTCCACGAAGGCCGGTTTCGACGGGTTCTACCTGGGTCTGGGCGAGGCGCTGGCGCCGTCCGGCGTGCAGGTGACGGTCGTCCGGCCCGGGCACGTCAAGACGAAGATGACCGAGGGCCTCAAGGACGCCCCGCTGGCGCAGACGGCCGAGCAGGTGGCGGAGACCGCCGTCGCGGCCGCGCGGGCGGGCAAGGACCTCGTGTGGGCGCCGGCGCAGTTCCGCCTGGTGATGTCGGCCCTGCGGCACGTGCCGCGGCCGATCTTCCGCAAGCTCCCGATCTAGGACCTGCACCCTGGGGTTGAGCCGAAGCTCCAGCCAAGCCCGGTCCCCACGCCGATGTGGTCGTCAGCCAGCCGAAACAGACTGTCACCATGACGACTACGACGAGCGAACGCGCCGGGCTCACGATGCTGCTCCGCGACATCGCTCTCCCGATGGCCCTGTACTACGTCCTGCGCGCCCTCGACGTCGACGCGTTGTGGGCCCTGCTGGCCGGCGCCGTGGTGCCGGTGCTGCGGACCGGGTACGTCCTGGCGCGGCACCGGCGGATCGACCCGGTCAGCGCGTTCGTGCTGGCCGTGCTGCTGGTCAACAGCGCGGTGGCGGTGTTTTCCGGCGATCCGCGGCTGCTGCTCGTCCGCGGCGCCTGGCTCACGCTGCCGCTGGGCTTGGTGCTGCTGGGGAGCCTGCTCGCCGGGCAGCGGCCGCTGCTCTTCCGGGCGGTCTGCGCCCTCCAGCCGGCCCGTGCCGATGACCTCGAGCGGCTTTGGGGCGTCTCCGCGCCGTTCCGGCAGCGGTGGCGTTCGGCGACGCTGTGGTGGGGCGCCGGGTGCGTCCTGCTGGCCGGCACCGTTTTCGTGATGGCGTTCACGCTGCCCGTGGACGTCGTGCCGGTCCTCGAGTCCGCGCTGACCGTCTTGTGCGTCGTCGGCGGTGTGAAGTTCACGCGGCGCCGGATGTTCGCCTGGCGCTGATCAGCCCCCGACGGCGTGGGCGGGCACCAGGTACAGGTTCTGGCTGCCCATCCACGGCGAGTCGATCCGCCAGCTCGCCAGCGCCGCCGGCGGTGGCGTGCGGCGGGTCGTGGCCAGGACCAGGTCCGGGCTGATCGGCGCGACGCTGTGGTCGAAGTTGTGGAAGTTGGCTTCCAGCAGCGCCCGGCCGATGTCGCCGCTGCGGAGCTTCGTCGCGGTGATCGCCGGGTCGACCGCGCCGCGGTCGGAGAACTCGTCGACCAGTTCGCAGTCGCACGCGTAGGCCAGCGCGCCGACCTCGCCCGCCGTCTCGACCTTGCGGCCGTGCGCGAGCGCCGCCAGTTCCTGGCCGATCTCGCGGTACTCCGTCGTCGACGCGTGGTTGCTGGTGATCGGCGCGAACTGGCGCGGCAGGCCGGGCATCGCGTACACGGCGACGCCGGCCGCGACCACCGCGGCGGCGGCCGTCCACGTCCCGCGGCGCACCCGCTCCGGGACGGCTGAGGCGCACGCGGCGAGGAAGATCGTCGCGCCGATGATGCTGGGCGCGTAGTACCAGTGGTACGGCGGCACGCCGAGGCGGCTGTAGGCGACGTAGTGCAGGGCGCCCGCGACGGCGAGCGCGGCGAACGGCGTCAGGCGGCGGGCGGTCTCGGAGCCGCGGCGGTACAGGACGACCCAAGCCACCCCCGCCACGCCGCCGAGCAGCAGCGGCAGGAACGAGAGCGTGGCCGCCATCGGGAAGTTGCGCCAGTAGAGCAGCGGGCCGTTGGTGAAGCTGAACGGTCCCCACGACTGCTGGCTGATCTTGATGACGAGCGTGTCCGGCACGGCCGAGCCGAGCACCAGCCAGCTGAAGCCGAACCACGGGAGCATCACGGCGAGCGCCGAGAACGCCGTCCGCCAGATGCCCACCCAGAAGTCCCGGCGGGCCGCGAACAGCACTGCCGCGATCAGCAGCAGGTCGATCCGGACGAGCGCGAGCAGCCCGATCA
Coding sequences within:
- a CDS encoding glycosyltransferase, producing MPGKTATPAPSTQAGAAAETRFTEHTPQGRLTAQRGLYAGPAPIVSKDLYAELEWGSAVRERAAISLEPASKVSGNTYFGRFPASYWQRWTTVSEVSVEAVVTGTGLLSMGASDVEGEPRVIEAEQVADAKQLKVTLTGKLDKFYDGGALWLDLETEGGQTLRVEQVRWTVEAPEKIRPTAVTICTMNRADDCLKNLQALAADVSSLETLDAIYVADQGTDLVESRDGFEQVAKDLADKLHYIKQPNLGGAGGFTRGLFEVAGHTATEHANVLFMDDDVLLEPDLVIRMTAFSNRAANPIIVGGQMLNLFHPNQLHVGAEYARLNTLEPGQPVEHSLSTADLLGVDEETLKPNRQERRLDAGYNGWWSCLIPYEVVQATGYPLPFFFQWDDAEYSYRARAHGFPTVTLPGAGVWHADFHMKDWDEWHRYFNLRNSIITAALHSPFNLNLLSRVLLAQLVRYLLGMQYGLSATLIKAVEDFLEGPEVLRDGGVEAMKEIRRIRDQYPETKRHKATDVPGIASNDIGIINSAPRPSMQRLVLIKRVLDRVLGRSRFGLGAVPIDEANWWHIALFDTAVVTDANQEGVRVRSYDKVKMFDLAKRGAKVVQRLRKEGAAVQEQYKRAMPELTSRENWKRLYKL
- a CDS encoding GtrA family protein, yielding MVATDPQADIAAAQPSNIGLLGQLIRFALIGGFCALVDLGTYTLLTQVAGMATSPWVDVARAISFIVGTTTAFFLNRKFTFSGGRRDGKAQVGSFVLLYTVTFFVAVGVNQLMLQVLPESAWQHTLCWAVSQATATVINFVMLKWVVFREPSTKEN
- a CDS encoding FAD-binding oxidoreductase; translation: MTHSPETQRRTLTGWGRTAPTVADVLTTPDVETIAKAVRQAGERGVIARGLGRSYGDPAQNAGGLVVDMTALDRIHSIDPDSGLVDLDAGVSLDKLMREALPHGLWVPVLPGTRQVTIGGAIANDIHGKNHHSAGSFGNHVVSMDLLTADGQVRTLTPEGPDSELFWATVAGIGLTGIIVRATIRMKKTETAYFIVDADRTASLDETLGLFTDGSDLTYDYSMSVPDLISSDHRLGRATFSRGSLAKLDQLPPKLRAEPLKFDAPQLATLPDVFPNGLGNKLTFGLINELWQKTVPKKGARGKIQNLTQFYHPLDMLSEWNRAYGSKGFLQYQFSVPFGAEDQLKALCRRIATSGHYSFLNVFKRMGDANPAPLSWPSPGWMLSVDFPIKRGLSAFCLELDDAVLAAGGRLYTAKDSRTSAETFAKMYPRLEEWRKIRASVDPEGVFASDMSRRLEL
- a CDS encoding decaprenylphospho-beta-D-erythro-pentofuranosid-2-ulose 2-reductase, which produces MIDAVGNPQSLLLLGGTSDIALAIAEKYLAEKPLRVVLAARPSPRLDAAAQRLKDRGAEVSTVDFDAKDTASHPGVLDKAFHGGDIDVAVVAFGLLGDPEEVWQDHAKAVELATVNYTAAVSVGVALSEKLKAQGHGKVIALSSVAGERVRRSNFVYGSTKAGFDGFYLGLGEALAPSGVQVTVVRPGHVKTKMTEGLKDAPLAQTAEQVAETAVAAARAGKDLVWAPAQFRLVMSALRHVPRPIFRKLPI
- a CDS encoding VC0807 family protein; the encoded protein is MTTTTSERAGLTMLLRDIALPMALYYVLRALDVDALWALLAGAVVPVLRTGYVLARHRRIDPVSAFVLAVLLVNSAVAVFSGDPRLLLVRGAWLTLPLGLVLLGSLLAGQRPLLFRAVCALQPARADDLERLWGVSAPFRQRWRSATLWWGAGCVLLAGTVFVMAFTLPVDVVPVLESALTVLCVVGGVKFTRRRMFAWR